From Myripristis murdjan chromosome 13, fMyrMur1.1, whole genome shotgun sequence:
TATTTGTAAAACATTTGCCTAGGCTGAGGCAGCCTGCTGttcagaaaacactgcagacaaTTTGGTGATGATCTTAACACTAGAATATGTATGATGTCGATTCAAAAAGCTCAATATACTGTTTGGGGGTATCAAAAGACCAAAGCATTCTTGATAACTACATATTTTCTGTGTCCTGATCACCTTCTTCTTTTGCTTCAACATCTTCTTTTCCTTGTctttctccatccctccttctccctcttcatcACTCAGGTGTCCCTCCTCTGCTACCTCAGCTGCACAAcaaacagcatcacaacacCTACACCTGCCAGTGAATTTAGTGTGTGctgtctgcttttgttttttgctctttcttagcactttaagaaataaataaattatgacactgagggttttattttgtaggTGACAGGCACATATGTGACATTTTGGAAATTATCTCTTTACATGTACAGACATTGTCGTCTGTGCATGTTTAATGATGCATTCAACCATTTTAACCAGACATCTACATGTCAAAAATCTGAATTCCCATTTTAGTTACAGGTTGCAACATTGTGTTTTTCTGAAAGAAACCACCAAAGAATTGTTgaaattttattgaaatgatTGAAATTTTATACTGAAAATGCTGCCACCTTCTGGCAAAACTGAAATCACTGACaggacacaggaaaaaaaacaaaaaacagtttacTGTCAGGACATTGACTCCTTGGAAATAGCcattttgttcacaaaaaaCAACTACTGTTTCCAtgagactacacacacacacacacacacacacacacacacacacacacacacacacacacacacacacttttcaatAGACAACATCATGTGAGATGCACAGAGAAGTCCAGTGAAGCAATcactccttcttcttctcctgaaATGACAGAAGAATGAAGGTGTTACTGCAGAATGTACACATGATGGATTAAAGACTAGCTTCAACACCACAGACTCTGTCTCTAATTTGAGTGCTTGCAGCAAAATGACTTTCATTCTTGTGTTACACAGATTTGTTCTATGGAGCCTTGTCAGGCTTGAACAGGCTGAACAGTCTGTGtgaagaaagagggggagagagagagagagagagagagagagagagagagagagagagagagagagagagattccaggaacaacacTTCTTTAATGACTCTCCTATCTGACCTGTTTCTCTCCCCCGCCTTTGGCTGGGTTCCCTCCACTTTGTTACATTCATTTGCATAGAAACGCTATTTTTCCTACAAGACTGACCAACCACACAATGTTGCTTCATCTTCATCACATAAAACTGCAATGAAGGGAAAGGAATTCACTGCAAGAGCAAaggtgaaaataattaaaataagcTTGGCTGCAGGTGAACATGAACAGGACTATGCAGCGTATGAGCTTTAAACTGACCTGGGTGGGGCGTGGACTCCAAGCAAAACTGAGGCGGCTGGCACAACCAGTTCTGTGACAGACTCACACCTACAGTCCACTGACCTGGTTGGTAACCTGGGTGTGACCAGATTGTTACCTGTTGTGCTGCTTTTCACTGACAACAGACAGCTGCTGTATATATACTGCAGCTTTGTACTTACAGTGGAGATAATCTGTGGTGTGCCACAAGCACTTTCACATGGCAAGCATCAAATTGTAAGAGTGAGAATGTGGGTCATCCTCATTCTGACAAAACCAATACAACACAGCAGATCATCTGACAAAAGTTAAAACAGGCAAAGTCAAAGATTTCTCCTGATTAGCTGCCGAAGTCGGCCTACCTCCTCATCACTgctggaggatgaagatgaagatgaagaggatgaggagctgTCCGACTCATTTCCGTCTTTctgttctttgtctttcttatctttcttctccttcttttccttcttcttgtGCTCTTTTTTGGAGCCGTCTGACCCGTCCTTGctgtctttcttgtctttcttctcttcacatttttctttgcagtcgccctgaaaaagagaaatgatgcTTTCTTGAAGAGAAACCAGATCATTGCCTCAGTATGGTTAGATATAAGGATTTTGCCGGCTAAAATGTGCCTTCATCATTGTAAGTATATATATTCAAATTAGGAATACTGTGTTGaatgtaattctgtttttttttttttttttttgcctcaaatGGCCTGaatgatattaaaaaatatatatattgtatttcgTTTCTGATAAatattgcaattgcaatatgGTTCTCTATTTCAgtgggaatgatcatttttgcagtataattttcattgaaaaaaactattaaaatcaCGATTTGTTTTATTGACGACAATGACtggtcacacattttacttttatcaaaTGCTGCAGGTCCTGCCATGTGGATACTGCACATGGTCATATTGCGATTTTAGTAATATTCAGGTAAATTGCTCAGTccttgaaaacaacaacaaaaaagctctTACTTTGTCCTTGTCCTTACTCCATGGGAAGGAAAACCTCTGATCCTGACCAGAGGCGTCCACCTTCTTCACCTCGTCACCTTTACCTATAGAGCACCAAGACAGAGCTTacagtgtttttcctgttgtAGTTACAATACAAGGAAAATGAGAGTTACTTTAAAAATGAGGTTAAGCAATAAGTCGTCGCTGATTGTAactaaaacaggaaaaacataggctacatgacAATTTAAATGGCTGTAGGCTACTACAGCATATTTCCTGGTACGTTTGTAGAGTCAGCGAGCTGCTACAGCTGCATGGAGATTACAATTATGTACATGATACTGATACGGttttctcacacactcagtAAAAACGATCGATTGCTGATCATTTAGCACCATGTTCCTTTTCCATTACACTTGACACAGTTTAGGCTATGGAGGCGGAAATATTGCCACACAAGTCAGCCAACATCTACAAACTAACtctgtaacaaacaaacaaacagttgaTTTGATCTTACCGTCGGCCATGTCCACTCCAGCTGGTACCAGTTCAACTATACTAACAATACTGGAAGGTTGCCttaaaattaacaagaaaactAAAGTGAACCGACCTCACCACACCCCACAGCCAGGTGCTTGTACCGCAGCAAGGCGTGCAGCATCATGTAAACACACGCTGCTTTCACGTGCTGTCGGAAATACCTGAATTATAATTAGATTCCAAGTCCTAAATACATCAAACCAAACGGtgggacacaaaaaaaaaaaaaaaaaaaaaaaaaatgtcggtgATATTCGACTATCGATGTTTATTTAGTGAGAGGACCGTGTGGAGTCCTTGTCAAAAACGGCACTAATGATTTAAAAGAACGTAACTACTGATATTAAACCTTCATTTGAAGGTGTGATATGCCATTCCTCAttcactctgctgcagcagcacaaaataCTCTAGTTTTACAAGATACAATTGGCTATTATTTTGTCTTATAAAAGCATAAAGCTACTTTTTTGCAGGAGGGGACGTATTTTACTACTGTTTCCAAACAAAAGTACTTGAATGTCCAACAAGTTGTAGGCCACTTTTGGGTTTTCCACTTCATCTTCACAACTGAAAAAGGGAGCAAGAGACAGGAGACTTGTAGGGGagggaggattaaaaaaaaaaaacagaaggaaaaagaagaaaaaactctgGAATCGATTGTTTGTTGTCAGATTTACTTCAAGGAATCAGGCATGTTGTTTACAGAAGACTGGTTATATTTACATGAGGCCAGTCAGTGACACGATGCAATATACAAGATCATGTGAGACACAGAGGTGATAAGGCAGAAGAAGAGTCACTCgttcacttcttcttcttcttcccctgaAATGACAAAAGGAAGATAGTGTTACTGCAGAGTGGACATGTGATGGATTGAAAAACAGCTTCAGTATCAGAGCTCCTGTCTCTACTGTGCAGTGACTACTGGCAGCAACATAAATGACACACaccaaaatgtcatattttgttttgttttgtttgttgaacaGATACATAGCCACATCATGCTATGGGGCAGgtctaacagtgtgtgtgtgtgtgtgtgtgtgtgtgtgcattcattcatttccaggGAGGGGCCACATTAGAAATCAGCTCTTTTATGACTCTTCTATCTGACTGGTTTATCTTCCCCACCTTTGGCTGGGTTACAGTTATCTGAAAGCTGCAAAGTTATTATTCATACATGAGTgaccaacacacaacacatgctCCACCTTCACTGCATAAAACTGAAGGAATGCAGTGCAAGAGCAAAGGTAAGAGTATCACTGGTTGTGCAGGtaaacagcagacacacacacacacacacacacacacacacacacacacacacacacaaacacacaaccccACACAGAGCTGGGTGGGGCATGAGATCCAATCAAAACAGAGGCTGCTGGCACAACCAGTtctgtgacagacacacacctacaaTCCACCGATCTGCTTGGTAACCTCTGAGGCTGGGTGTGACCAGTATGTTACCTGTTGTGCTGCATTTCACTGACTGTTAATCTGGGAGATTTGCAGACAGCTGCTGTATATATACTGCAGCTTTGTACTTACAGTGGAGATAATCTGTGGTTTGCCACAAGCACTTTCACATGTCAAGCATCAAATTGTGAGAATGTGGGTCATCCTCATTCTAACAAATCCAATACAACGCAGCAGATCATCTGACAAAAGTTAAAACCGGCAAAGTCAAAGATTTCTCCTGATTAGCTGCCAAAGTCGGCCTACCTCCTCATCACTgctggaggatgaagatgaagatgaagaggatgaggagctgTCCGACTCATGTCCATCtttgtgttc
This genomic window contains:
- the LOC115369643 gene encoding protein PXR1-like; translation: MADGKGDEVKKVDASGQDQRFSFPWSKDKDKGDCKEKCEEKKDKKDSKDGSDGSKKEHKKKEKKEKKDKKDKEQKDGNESDSSSSSSSSSSSSSSDEEEKKKE